A window of Cystobacter fuscus DSM 2262 genomic DNA:
GACGTGGTGGAGAAGGATCGCGCCCGCGTCGAGGAGCTCGAGGCCCGCGTGACCAAGCTCCGGGACAACCTGGTGCGGCTCTCGCCCCAGGCCGCGGAGCCCACCTCCGGACAGACGGTGGCGGACTTAGAGGGCCGGGACTCCGCGCCCGTTCCCACTCCCGCGTCCCAGCCCGTCACCGCCGAAGTCGTCAAGGACGACGTCGTCGAGGCCCAGCTCGTCCAGGCGGAGGTCATCTCCTCCGAAGCGGTCGTCGAGGAGGACGATGAGGACGACGTCGTCGAGGCCGTCGTCGACACCGAGGAGGACGATGAGGACGATGTCGTCGAAGCCGTCGTCGATACCGAGGAAGACGATGAGGACGACGTCGTCGAGGCCATTGCCGACGAGGAGGAGCCGGAGCCCGCGGCGCCTCCCGCCCGGAAGTCCGGGTCTTCCAGACCGGTGAAGGCTCCGGCCAAGAAGGCGCCCGCGAAGAAGGCGGCGCCCGCGAAGAAGGCTCCAGCCAAGAAGGCGCCCGCGAAGAAGGCGGCGCCCGCGAAGAAGGCTCCGGCCAAGAAGGCGGCGTCGGCCAAGAAGGCTCCAGCCAAGAAGGTGCCCGCGAAGAAGGCTCCGGCCAAGAAGGTGCCTGCGAAGAAGGCTCCAGCCAAGAAGGCTCCGGCCAAGAAGGCGGCGGCGAAGAAGTCGGCGCCGACGAAGAAGGCCCCGGCCAAGAAGGCTCCGGCGAAGTCCAAGGCGCCCGCGCGCAAGCAGGCCAAGGGAAAGCCGGCGAAGTCTCGCCGGTAGAGAGCCACGGGAGATACGACGCGCATGGATGCCTTCCTGGATCGCCTCATCTCGCTCGCCCTGGAGGAAGACCTCGGGGCGGCGGGGGACATCACCACCCACGCGCTCGTTCCGGCGGAGGCCCTGGGCTCCGCCGAGCTGATCGCCAAGGAGCGGCTCGTCCTCGCCGGACTGGACGCCTTCGCCCGCGTCTTCCAGCGGGTGGACTCCGACGTCCGCATCGAGCTGCTCTCGTCGGATGGCCAGGAGGTCCAGGATCGGGCGCTCGTGGCCCGGGTTCATGGTCGGCTGCGCTCGCTGCTCACCGCCGAGCGCACCGCCCTCAACATCGTCCAGCGCACCTCGGGCATGGCCACCATGGCCCGCCAGGTCATGGACACCGTGAAGGGCACCCGCCTGCGCGTGCTCGACACGCGCAAGACGTCCCCGGGCATGCGCTCGCTGTCCAAGCTGGCCATCAAGGCGGGTGGGGCCTTCAACCACCGCTTCGGCCTCTTCGACGGCATCCTCATCAAGGACAACCACATCGCGGCCGTGGGGGGCTCGGTTCGCGAGGCGCTCCGCCGCGCCCGGGCCAACGCCCCCCAGCTCGTGAAGATCGAAATCGAGGTCACCCACCTGGAGCAGCTCGCCGAGGCGCTCGAGGAAGGCGCCGACGTGGTGATGCTCGACAACATGGACGACGCGCAGATCAGCCGCGCGGTGGAGTTGACGGCCGGCCGTATTCCCCTCGAGGTCTCCGGCGGCATCACCCTGGAGCGGCTGCCCCGGCTGGCGAAGCTCGGCGTGGACTTCGTGTCCATGGGGGCGCTCACCCACTCGGCGCGCGCCATGGACCTGTCCCTGGAGATCCTCCAGGCCTCGTGAGCCGCCTCAGCGTCCGGTTCCGAGCGCCTCCGAGCGGGGGTGTCCCTCGGCGGACGCGGGGAGGTTCATCTCCAGCGCCGCCGCCACGGTGGGCGCCACGTCGGTGGTGCTGATCTGCTGTGTGTAGGTGCCCGGGCGCACGCCCTTGCCCGCGAGCACGAAGGGCACCAGTTGATCATACGCGTAGGGCGCGCCGTGGTTGGTGCCGACGGTGTCCGCGCTCATGACGTGGAAGGGCTTCACCACGAAGAGCACGTCGCCGCTGCGTCCCGGGTAGTAGCCGCGCCGCAGGGCCGTCGCGAGCCCCGCCATGTCCGGCAGTGTGGGCAGATCATCGCTCGCCACCGCCAGGGAGATGGCGGGCTGCTTCCTCAGCCAGTCCGCCGCGGCGCGCCGCACCGCCGCCCCGTCCACCTTGCCGCCCTCCAGCGTCTT
This region includes:
- the nadC gene encoding carboxylating nicotinate-nucleotide diphosphorylase, with protein sequence MDAFLDRLISLALEEDLGAAGDITTHALVPAEALGSAELIAKERLVLAGLDAFARVFQRVDSDVRIELLSSDGQEVQDRALVARVHGRLRSLLTAERTALNIVQRTSGMATMARQVMDTVKGTRLRVLDTRKTSPGMRSLSKLAIKAGGAFNHRFGLFDGILIKDNHIAAVGGSVREALRRARANAPQLVKIEIEVTHLEQLAEALEEGADVVMLDNMDDAQISRAVELTAGRIPLEVSGGITLERLPRLAKLGVDFVSMGALTHSARAMDLSLEILQAS